The nucleotide window TTCGGAAAAATCGAACTCACTAATTGTATAATCTATGaagctcattttatatatatatatgtggttgagAATAGGAGAACATGATCTCCTCGACCAATCAGCGGGTCAGTGGTCCAAATGAGACTACTACATGTTTTCTCTAAGCATAATTAAGGTCTAGTTTTTGATCCGCGAATGCTGCTGGACGAGGTGGTACCACGGCGTCCCCGGGCGTCCGTCCCCACAGGTTTCTCCACACGTAAATAATTTCCGGTTAACATTCAGAGGAACTGAGTCCTCAGGTGATACAGCAACTTATCAGGTATCTGTTCATGATATGTCTGTTCATGTTATTTTGGAAACTTGTTCAATCTTtctgagaaaggaaaaaaaaaaaaaaaaaaaacgattaagaGCAGTCAACACAGGCTAAACATATCACGGCAAGAGACGGGCTGCAAACAGCTCCGTCCCTCTGGTCGGCACCAATAACCATGGGTCAAGTCATGTGGTTGGAAGAAGAAACGAATTCCTTAGTTCttatttcaaagaaaatatatctaTGATTCGCTTAAATGTCTGGGAAGAGATTTGAGGCGGAGGACACCGTGAGGAGGAGGCAAAGCCCGAGAAGAGAGGCGAGCAGCGGACGTGCAGACCAAGCGAAGCTCTTCCTCCCGGGGGTGGCGAGCGCCCCGAGGGCGGGCGCGAGGGCGGCGGAGAGGGCGGCAGCGAGGAGGGAAGGGCTGGTCACGGGACGTCGGCCGGATGACCTGCCGACGTTGCACAGGTGTTCGGAGCAGCAGGTAATGCAGCTGTGGACCTAGGGAAGGCAAGATAAACGAGATTTTGATTGTAATAGGTAGACGGGGactaaccctttttttttatattgatttctaGTCTCGTTGGTAGCGTCCCCTTGGGAGTTCTGAGAGCTCTGAGTTTGGTAACAGCTAAGGGGCGCTTTAATTGGCACTGCACCCTCCTTTTGAAAGGGTATTTTCATTCGTTGCAATTGTTTTCAACTTGAAGCACTGAAGGAAAACATGATGGTAGGATTAAAGACCTTAACGAAAATATTCGCTTGGCTTTCAAGCTTCTGCCCGAGGTACACAAAACCCACAAATTTCTCAACAAATAACTGAAGCTATATTTTCCATTCCAAATAAGTGCAAAAAGAAGACAGCAGAATCTGCTTGGTAAATACCAGACAATATCAATACAGATAAATAGTGATTGATTTGCTTTTAGTTATGAAATGTATGAATCTTGACTTTCTCAATTTTTCAATACCTGTTTTCTGTATTCTATAACTACTATGTAGAAATGTTTCTATACTCATTATGTGATGATTCGACCAAGTGGAAGGCAATGTGAGGTGTGCTAACTTAATATAAATGGGGTGTTTTAAAAAAGTTACGAACCGTTGTACTAAGGTATAGGTAACAGGTCTACTGAGCCGATAGATGAGAGATGGGCAAAAAACTAACATTCCTGTCGTGAAAGTATCTCAAACAGCCTTAGATTATCCATTAAGCACAACAAACAAGTGATTTCTACATTGATGGATGAGGGTAACTGCAAAGACAGTCTCTTGGCTCGTTTTAGTTTTATGTTCCCCTATCTGttctgtgtattttgtgtgtttttttttctgtggcatCAGGGCATCAGTTGGCCCCATTCTCAAGACAGAAAAATTGTCACACTTACCTTGTTCCTGTCACCCATGACAAGGCAGAAGGGAGAACACTGTGCAGAACATGTCCTATTCACACTTATATGGTTCTCCTTAACATCTCCTTCCTCCACGTACCAGACTCTTTCCACCTGAGAATAAAAGACTTACTAGGATTTAACAAGATAAAAATCAATCGTGAAAATGCTTTAAATGCACCATCAATAAACCGGCAACTATTAAAATTCTTCGTTATGAAATTATTCTGCTTAAAACAACATTTACGTCATGATCCGTTAATATAAACTTGTCGGACCGAAAATGGCGATATTACGCAAATAATTCCTTTATATAAAAGTTACCAATCCAAAAGTTCACATTTTCTATTCTAAACCATGCTCCGGAGAAAACGAAACATAGGTAACTTAGCTATAATTACGAGTGAAACCAATCCTCCAAGAGGCTTTAGAGTCTCGCGCCGTACTCACCGAGCAGAAAGTCTCTTCGGGCGCGCACTCTCTGGAGAAGGCAGCGATGGAGGTCTCATTCTCAACGTCATTTTCGAGGTTATAGCACTCACTGCCATGCGTGGTAGAGGTGCACTCCCAGCACCTGAGGGGCGTCTGTACGGACTCTGGCGGCGCCTCCGCATCCTCGGACGAGCGTAAGGCAACGGGAGTGGGCAGCGGCTCGGCAGGAAACGGGTCTACGGGTGCACCGACTCCGGCTGCCTCCCCTGCGCCTGAGGGACAGAGGGCGTTTGGGTGTCTCTTAtttgggacggggggggggggggggttgttgtgcGCAcgagcgcacatacatacaaaaagatatatatatatatacatacatatatatacatatacatataatacatatatatatatatatatatatatatatatatatatatatatatcagtcacatAGAAtggtcattgggctgatcagccaaGGCATCCcaaacaaattatattttgggATGTGGCCAGGAActataaaataagcaaaggaaAGGCCCCGGGTTCTTTCCTTGCTCGCAGTTACATCTAACAAAGAATGCTATCTCTGACGTTTGTTCAGTACGACTAAATTTCCGCCAGATATATTCTACATCAGATGCACTGAAAAACGCATTTTGCAATAAACACTACCCTCCTGCCAGCAGCTTCAtggtagttgtttaggtaataattgttggtggttctcaacacGCCATCTTATCAGcgacagactcactcactaccctatctatcgatctatctatctatctacatgtatatatatatgataataatgataatatcaaatgtatatattgtatattagactatatatatacttatatatatattgtctaatatacaatatataaattaataatttattatcattaacattattattatcattatcaatatgtatatatatgtatataaatatatattctgcataatgtacaacatatatatgtattattattattattattattattattattatagatatatatatgcacacacacacacacatacatacataaacacacacacacacacacacacacacacacacacacacacacacacacacacacacatatacatacacatatatgcattctgGGAGTGGTAAGACGCATTCAGTGCCATGCCCTCCAACGAGCAGGGGTGCCCACAGCATCGCCGCCATACTGACCTAGCTACACTCACTACGCTCATGACGTCTGGCCCATGGAATCACTCTTCCTTGAGTCACAGTCCTGCTCTAACGCTTCCTCCTCAGGGACCCACCACTACAGGCCCCCGACCGGGCCTATCCGCTGCCTGGGTCTACTGCACAAGCCGGACGTTTAGTATTTTcaacctccgtccacgctacactACCATCAACCTTCTTCTCTAATAAAAACTGTAACCATACCGTGCGTTTCCCTGAATCACCAACGCAGGGATACGAAAGAACCATgaccatgtgtgtgtctgtgtgtgtgtgtgtgtgtgtgtgtgtgtgtgtgtgtgtgtgtgtgtgtgtgtgtgtgtgtgtgtgtgtgtttatatatgtatgtgtgtgtgtgtgtggcagcagTTGCTTCTTTCAAGCTTGCGACATGAAATCTCTGACAGACTGGTGAACAGCGATGGGATGTCTACAAGACAAtcctgacatatatatacatacatatatacatgcatatacatgtgtgtgtgtgtatatatgtgtatatatatgtatgtgtgtatgtgtgtgtgtgtgtgtgtgtgtgtgtgtgtgtgtgtgtgtgtgtgtgtgtgtgtgtgtgtgtgtgtgtgtgtgtgtgtgtgcatttacatacatgttaATGTAGATgctacatatagataaatgcggGTATTTATTCTTAGAAAACACAGCCCGCATAAACAACACAACCACATTTTCCTCCACGCGCAAGCTCAATCAGCTATCAAAAACATTCTTCAACGATATGAACCCCAAGaaagataaacgaaagaaaaaaaacaaataagaaaaatgaatcaatgaaacatgaaatgaaaaaagaaagatgaatgaatgaaataaaaagaaagacgaatgaatgaaataaaaagaaagatgaaatgaaagagaaagatgaaatgaattaaaaacgaatgatgaatgaatgaaaaaaacgaCTCCTCCCCGAGTTATAGAGCATCGCCTTCCTAGCGCCAGCAGTGTGATTCTGAAAGCAGGCATCGTAAGCAGGAAGTTATTCTCACTGGGTTCTTTGGCTGTGCAGGTGGCTTCCTCGGGGCTCGGTGGGTACTGCGTGATAGCCTGGTTGCGTGCGAGAGAGtcgaagtgtgtttgtttgtgcatgttatttttgtaatgtgtgtgggtgtgtgtctaagtgtgtttgtgtgtgtttttgtaagagtatgtgtttatttgtatgtatttttttgtgtgagggtctaagtgtgtgtgtgtatgtatgtgtgtgtgtgtgtgtatgtgtgtatgtatgtgtgtgtgtgtgtgtgtgtgtgtgtgtgtgtgtgtgtgtgtgtgtgtgtgtgtgtgtgtgtgtgtgtgtgtgtgtgtgtgtgtgtgagtgtgagtgtgtgtgtgtgtgtctatgtgtatatatgttatagatattcAACTGTAATAACATTAGATCATCAAATTCACATTCTTGTTGGATTCATTAACGCTAAATATGCTTTCTCTTCAAACCTGGCCGAATATTGCAGAGTTTTGTTCCACTCAGTGACGTAGAGGACGAGCAAAATATAACATAACTAGCTTACCATAACATACCATGGCGTAAAATCTATTCAAATTGCGTTTGTGCTCTTGTTTCATTTACACTGAAGCAGCTGAAAGGGCGCTGCGCCGGGAACGCTGGCCACGAGAAATCAAATAAAAGCAGCATAACCTtgtaccacacatacacaaacacacacaaaaacacacacgcacacacacgcacgcacacacacacacacacacacacacacacaccacacacacacacacacacacacacacacacacacacacacacacacacacacacacacacacatacactataaatACACAATGCACTCATTCCTGCAGACGTATGAGTACATAATTTTCTAAGGTAGACATATCACCTCGGTGAATTGAATACTTTTCTTCTTTGCAAATGATAATcaggaacaaaaagaaataataataattatacaatgtttttttttttttttttcctggcgcGACCTTTTAAACTAACCTTTATCTAATCTTCCTAAAGTTCCGTTCCACTCTGCGCCAGACTCACTCAGCTTttcgtaccaaaaaaaaaaaaaaaaaaagcttgcaaATGCACTACACGATTTTAATACATAAACCCAATGTATTGCCAAGGGATGTTATTAACTCAGTgcaatatacatttttacacTGGGACACTGAGGCTGTGACCTTAGAATTTAAAATCCAAAGTGTGGATGTTGGTGTGTAGATTTTCAAAGGTCTTCAATCTACATGCATGAAAAAAATATGGGAAgatattgaggaggaggagatagaaggggaagacTAAAGAAAGgataacaaagaaagataaatcatAAGGTTTAGTAAAggtagaaagcaagagagagagagagagagagagagagagagagagagagagagagagagagagagagagagagagagagagagagagagagagagagagagtatgagagagagagagagagagagagagagagagagagagagagagagagagagagagagagagagagagagagagagagaggggggggggggatttgtacGATAAAAACCAGCAATTTACAGAAATGTAGATTGATGCATCTTACAAAAGAGCAAGTTGGAGCCGTCGACTCCTAGTCTCTCGCTGGAGtcaaccatttctctctctctctctctctctctctctctctctctctctctctctctctctctctctctccttctctctctatccctccttctctctctccttctctccctctctcctctctctctcttatatacacatacatatatacatacatacatgcctacacacaaaaaaaattatatcaatatatatatgtatgtataaagacaaacaggtataaatatatatatatatatatatatatatatatatatatatatatatatatatgcctataaatgtgtgtatacatgtatgtatgtatatatgtatatacatacatatacatgcatatacaaatatatatgtaggtatgtatgtgcgtatgtatgtatgtatgtatgtgtatatatgtatatatgcatatatatacagatatattgacatatatacgtacatacatatatgaatgcatatatatatatatgtatatgtttctctctctctctctctctctctatatatatatatatatatatatatatatacatacatatatatatatatatatatatatatatatatatatacatgaaccgtattcatgttgacaaatgataAGATATAaggtatggatgaaaatgaatatcttcacaatcaaGAGATGTAActgacaggtttcgattatatctttgtcagaaatacatgaaatacattcattcaatcagatattaatatatatatatatatatatatgtatgcatgaatgtatacatgtatgtatacacacacacacctatatacataaatacctgtgcatatataaatataaatatatatatacatatatatatatatatatatatatacatacacacacacatacacacaattgcatatatatatatatatatatatatatatatatatacatatatatacacacacacacacacacacacatgtatgtatatgtttatatatacatatatatatatatacatatacacacacctgtatatatatgcctgtatgtttatatatatatatatatatatatataaataaatatatatgtatacatacacacacacacacgcacacctatttatacacacctgtatgtttgtgtgtatgtatatatgtatatatacagatatacatatgtatatgtatgtatgtatatacacattcacatttataaattcatatttactttaatacatatgtattaatatacatatataaatatatatgaatgcatatatatatatatatatatatatacacacacacacacacacacacacttatattaaatatatatatatatatatatatatatatatatatatatatacacacacacacacacacacgcacatttataaatatatttaaacatacatatacacacagtatatgtatgtatataaatacatatatatacatataaatacatatatatttacacacacatatatatatatatatatatatatatatatatatatatatatatatataaaatgtaaatgtatatgtacatgtatatgtgtatgaatatgtaagtgtgtgtatatatatatatatatatatatatatatatacgtatatatatacacattttcatacatacttttacatctacaaatatatatatatgcacgcacgtacgGGTCGtacgcacatacgtgtgtgtgtgtggcatagacacagactatatatactgtatatgcacacgcacacacacacacatatgtgtgtgtgtgtgtgtgtgtgtgtgtgcatatacagtatatatagtctatgtctatatatatatatagtctatgtatgtatgcatacatataagtttaAATATAAATCACAGGAAGCAGGAGTGGATATTGCAGAATTCTGGTTGCGAATAACTTAAGTCGTGAACGTCAGGTGCTTGCCTTAACTGACGAATTTATAAGTTAAAAGTTTCAAATTGTATGTGTACTAGTGAATGAAAGCATGCGGCTTTTGCTGATTGTCTTACAAAAAGTGATTTGACTTGCATAATACGCCTttgataaacattaatatatcttTCTGCAACCACGATGCTCACGATATCTACTGTGCAATATAAAGTACTACACTGAATGCAGAACTCTTGTACTGCGAGATGTTTACTAGTTTCATATTACTACACGCGACTGAAGcatacaaaaggaccgcaccggCAAGGGAGAGACGCCGATCGGAAGGGGTGGGGGACGGAGGCCCCGGTTAGGGAAATACAGCGATCGGTAGGGGGTCCAGGGCCGAAGCTCCGAGCCAAGGAGGGTTTTGGTTCATATGGCGGTCTTTGTGGCAATGTGTGCGCTTAGGATGGGGTTCTTTCGTTCTAGTTGGGGTctttgtctctgacgggtgcggTCCTGTTGTAAACTCGCTGCTGCGATTAAGTAATGTTAGTTCTTAAATGCCAAGCACTACATCTACATATTTGTTTCCGCTAAGTATCACAACCCTACTTCACAGGCAATCACTTGGTAATTTCTctatttataatttcttttatagATATACTTATCAGACTTTATTATCTCACGCATCACTCGCTTTTCATGCCTTGCCTCTGTTTCCCTCAGTAAAAGGAGCCACACCTCTTCCAGCGGACCACTACCTGTTAGCACCAGCGCCTCCAGAAGCAGAAGCGGGAACAAAGAGcgtttgttcttcatttttttttttgtagagtcCACCTCACGTCACCTGGCGTTCTTGTTGCAGTCGGGGGTCATCGTCAACACAGCGGCTTGGCGACACACTCACTAAAGGCTCTCAAATCGTAGCCAGCATAATGCTTGGGTTCCCGGGCCAGCCCAGGCCGAGAGCGCACAGCGGCCGCGGTCGATACGCACGCAGATGTCTCGCCAGCGGAGTCGGGCGGCGAGGGAAAAAAGCACCAGACGCCTTTCGTCGATTTCCTTCGCTGTAGGCGTATGAGGCCAACTTTGCCGGATTAGAGAAATTGGGGAAAATTAGGTTCTGGTTTTGTTTGTCTCCTGTATAAACACTCACGGAAGATGACTTGGGTTAGGTTTGTATTAATAATATCGATTACACCCAAGGCCTGCGCCATGTGTCATAACTTGTCCGAGTGAGCGGCTCCTGGTCTCTGACTCCTACTTTCCGGATGGAAGAGAAACAAAGGCAGCCTACCATACTTACGATATATGGGActatatctttataaaaaaagaaagccaCTGTCATGAGGGGTCGTCTTGCATCCCTCTATTAACGCACATTGTCCAAAAACCATCAGTTCCCGCGGCAATTTTGTCGCCAAGAAAAATCCGAACGCTCCGCCGTCCATGACACGTGTACTGCGACATGATAACATGTCGAGACAAAGTCCTTCTAAGTACTAATAGAGTTTGATGTCCAGGTATTTCACCGTCATGCACTAACCTCGTTTAGATCTTGAATTCAGTTTCATATCAATTTAGATAAGGAATTCAAGGCAAAGACCGTTGTATGCTACTAATGACCTAGTAAATGATGGGATACAAATTATATAATACCCACGATAAAATACATATTGTATGTTTAATGTATAATGAAATATAGAGCATATATAAATTACCTTCTGCTGACTCATTTCATTTGTGAATCTAAGaactacaagaaagaaaaaaaaagtaaaaataacagtgcTCTGAAGAACAGAAAGTAATCAAATGTGATTCAAAATATTTTGTcacttataatcattactgttgtcgttgttgttgttgttattattataattattattattattattattattattattattattattattattattattaccataattatcaatattattagtatcatcaccgttattaccatgattattgtttgtattctcatcattgtcattattatttgtcatgattattataattgttgttattattactacaacaaccacactgacagctactatcattaatgttattatcattattactatgattgatataatcattattatcactatcattggtataatgatggtaataacgataataataatgataataataataatgacaatgataataacagcaacaacaacaacaacaataataattatatataatgataataataataataataataataataataatgataataatgataatgataataataataaaaataattacaatgaaaatgataatgataataataaatatcaattatattatcattattgttggttttgttattgttaggattaccattattatcattattattattattattatcattatccctgattttattatcattattaatataattatcattattgttattatgataatagtaataataataataatgataataataataacaataacaataataatgatgatgatgtacagctacgactactgataataataatgataataatccttattattattatcactattagtgctgttattattattatcattatcattgttatcattattattattattatcactattattattatgattatgattattattattattattattgttattattattattattatcattattattattattatcgttattattattattattattattattattataattattataatcattattattattgttattgttatgaccattatcatcattactttcattgctgttgttgttattacaactactactaccaacacTGCTATTATAaatgttgtcattactatcattatgataataataataatgataataatattgacaataataaaaactattatttttattacaatcagcattatcattattattgatattattgttgttataattattagtgatattattattattgttattattattattatcattattattattatcatcattatcattattattattattgctgccgttgttgttgatattgctatcattactacaacgaaaacaacaacaactactactatatcattattatcattattattgttatcattatcattaatagtattactaatattattaccataactattactattttcacttttattattattgttatgataataataatgatgataataaaactgttaataataatgataatgataataataataataatgatgatgataaaaataataatgatgaatataataataataattataataatagtaataataataataatgataataataataacaataacaataataatgatgatgatgtacagctacgactactgataataataatgataataatcattattattattatcactattattgctgttattattattatcattatcattgttatcattattattattatcattattattattgttattgctgttgttgttgcagttatcattattatcatcaatattattattgttattatcattattattaattattattatttatattattattgttattataatgatcattattgctattatcgttatcatcatcatcattattattattattatcattattattattattattgttattattattattataactgtcatcatctttattatcattattactcttatcattattattgatattattgtcattgttattatgatcatcgttgctattatcgttatcactattattatcattattatattattattactattatcattattatcattatatgtattattaatgttgctgttgtcattgctgttatcattgttattgttattattatcgttatcatcacatcatcatcattattattattgcttttattatcatcattattattattattattattattattattattatcattgcttatatatgtatacatatacatatatatatatatatatatatatatatatgtatataaatatgtatatgtacatacatatatgtatgtacatatatatattatatatatctatatatctatctatgtatatatataaatatgtatgtatatgtatgtatgcacacacacacacacacacacacacacacacacacacacacacacacacacacacacacacacacacacacacacacacacacacacacacacacacacacacacacacacacacacacacacacacacacacacacacacacacacacacacacacacacacacacacacaca belongs to Penaeus chinensis breed Huanghai No. 1 chromosome 4, ASM1920278v2, whole genome shotgun sequence and includes:
- the LOC125024908 gene encoding uncharacterized protein LOC125024908; amino-acid sequence: MKNKRSLFPLLLLEALVLTGAGEAAGVGAPVDPFPAEPLPTPVALRSSEDAEAPPESVQTPLRCWECTSTTHGSECYNLENDVENETSIAAFSRECAPEETFCSVERVWYVEEGDVKENHISVNRTCSAQCSPFCLVMGDRNKVHSCITCCSEHLCNVGRSSGRRPVTSPSLLAAALSAALAPALGALATPGRKSFAWSARPLLASLLGLCLLLTVSSASNLFPDI